The Pseudomonas sp. MH9.2 genomic interval TGATCACCAACAAGATCGAACACAAAGCGGTCCTGGACACCATGCGCCAATTGGAGCGTGAAGGTTTCGAAGTGACGTATATCGAGCCTGGTGAAGACGGTCTGATCACGCCTGCAATGGTTGAAGCGGCTTTGCGCGAAGACACCATTCTGGTCTCGATCATGCACGTCAACAACGAAATCGGCACTATCAACGACATCGCAGCCATCGGTGAGCTGACCCGTTCGCGTGGTGTGTTGTTCCACGTCGATGCGGCCCAGTCCACAGGTAAAGTCGAGATCGACCTGGCCAACCTCAAGGTTGACCTGATGTCTTTCTCGGCCCACAAAACCTATGGTCCTAAAGGTATTGGTGCGCTCTACGTGAGCCGCAAACCGCGCGTTCGCATTGAAGCGACCATGCACGGTGGCGGACATGAGCGTGGCATGCGTTCGGGGACATTGGCGACTCACCAGATCGTTGGTATGGGCGAAGCGTTCCGTGTTGCCAAAGAAGACATGGCGTCTGAAAACGTACGCATCAAGGCCCTGAGCGCTCGCTTCCTCAAGCAGGTTGAAGGTCTGGAAGAGCTGTACATCAACGGCAGCATGATTTCCCGTGTACCGCACAACCTGAACCTGAGCTTCAACTATGTCGAAGGCGAGTCGTTGATCATGGCGCTCAAGGATCTGGCGGTTTCGTCCGGTTCCGCTTGCACCTCGGCTTCGCTGGAGCCGTCCTACGTCCTGCGCGCCCTGGGCCGCAACGATGAATTGGCGCACAGCTCGATTCGCTTCACCTTCGGCCGTTTCACCACCGAAGAAGAAATCGATTACGCCGCGCAGAAAGTCTGCGAGGCCGTTACCAAGCTGCGCGCTTTGTCGCCGCTGTGGGATATGTACAAAGACGGTATCGATATCTCCAAGATCGAGTGGGCTGCGCACTAATTAAGTCGCCTGCAAGAGCGGCTACCTGATGAGAGAGGATTAGCACCATGGCATACAGCGAAAAGGTCATTGACCACTACGAAAACCCGCGTAACGTCGGCAAGATGGACGCGGAAGATCCTGATGTTGGCACCGGTATGGTCGGCGCGCCGGCATGCGGCGACGTAATGCGCCTGCAAATCAAGGTCAACGAACACGGCATCATCGAAGACGCCAAGTTCAAGACCTACGGTTGCGGTTCGGCTATCGCCTCCAGCTCCCTGGCGACCGAGTGGATGAAAGGCAAGACTCTGGATGAAGCAGAGACCATCAAGAACACTCAACTGGCTGAAGAGCTGGCGTTGCCTCCAGTGAAGATCCACTGCTCGGTACTCGCAGAAGACGCTATCAAGGCGGCTGTTCGCGATTACAAGCAAAAGAAAGGCTTGCTCTGAACAGAGCCTTTTTTAACGAAGCTTGATTCAAGTAAGGAGTTTCGATGGCTATCAGCATGACAGAAGCTGCTGCTCAACACGTACGTCGCTCCCTCGAAGGTCGCGGCAAAGGTGACGGTGTTCGCCTAGGTGTTCGCACCACGGGCTGTTCCGGTCTGGCCTACGTGCTGGAGTTCGTCGATGAGGCGGGCAGCGAAGACACGGTGTTCGAG includes:
- a CDS encoding IscS subfamily cysteine desulfurase; the protein is MKLPIYLDYSATTPVDPRVAQKMSECLLVDGNFGNPASRSHVFGWKAEEAVENARRQVADLVNADPREIVWTSGATESDNLAIKGAAHFYASKGKHLITNKIEHKAVLDTMRQLEREGFEVTYIEPGEDGLITPAMVEAALREDTILVSIMHVNNEIGTINDIAAIGELTRSRGVLFHVDAAQSTGKVEIDLANLKVDLMSFSAHKTYGPKGIGALYVSRKPRVRIEATMHGGGHERGMRSGTLATHQIVGMGEAFRVAKEDMASENVRIKALSARFLKQVEGLEELYINGSMISRVPHNLNLSFNYVEGESLIMALKDLAVSSGSACTSASLEPSYVLRALGRNDELAHSSIRFTFGRFTTEEEIDYAAQKVCEAVTKLRALSPLWDMYKDGIDISKIEWAAH
- the iscU gene encoding Fe-S cluster assembly scaffold IscU, with translation MAYSEKVIDHYENPRNVGKMDAEDPDVGTGMVGAPACGDVMRLQIKVNEHGIIEDAKFKTYGCGSAIASSSLATEWMKGKTLDEAETIKNTQLAEELALPPVKIHCSVLAEDAIKAAVRDYKQKKGLL
- the iscA gene encoding iron-sulfur cluster assembly protein IscA — translated: MAISMTEAAAQHVRRSLEGRGKGDGVRLGVRTTGCSGLAYVLEFVDEAGSEDTVFELHGVKVIIDPKSMVYLDGTELDFVKEGLNEGFKFNNPNARGECGCGESFNI